In the genome of Nycticebus coucang isolate mNycCou1 chromosome 12, mNycCou1.pri, whole genome shotgun sequence, one region contains:
- the CAPZA3 gene encoding F-actin-capping protein subunit alpha-3: MALSVLTRKEKERVIRRLLIQAPPGEFVNAFDDLCLLIRDEKLMHHQGECAGHQHCQKYSVPLCIDGNPVLLSHHNVMGNYRFFDYQSKLSFRFDLLQNQLKDIQSHGVIRNETEYLRTVVLCALKLYVSDHYPAGNCNVLRKSIKNKEFLIACIEDHNYETGQFWNGLWKSKWIFQVNPFLTLVTGRIFVQAHFFKSVNLHVEISKDVKESLEIVNQAQLALNFARLVEEQENKFQAAVLEELQELSNEALRKILRRDLPVTRTLIDWQRILSDLNLVMYPKLGYVIYSRSVLCNWII; this comes from the coding sequence ATGGCACTTAGTGTGCTAactaggaaggagaaagaaagagtaatTCGCAGACTGTTAATACAGGCTCCTCCAGGGGAATTCGTAAATGCCTTTGATGATCTCTGTCTGCTTATCCGTGATGAAAAACTTATGCACCATCAAGGTGAGTGTGCAGGCCACCAGCACTGCCAAAAATATTCTGTACCACTCTGCATTGACGGAAATCCAGTACTCTTGTCTCACCACAATGTTATGGGCAATTACCGATTTTTTGACTATCAGAGCAAACTTTCATTCAGATTTGACTTGCTTCAAAATCAGTTAAAAGACATCCAGAGTCATGGTGTCATTCGGAATGAGACAGAATACCTGAGAACTGTTGTTCTGTGTGCCTTAAAACTGTATGTGAGTGATCACTACCCGGCAGGAAATTGTAACGTGCTGagaaaatctatcaaaaataaaGAGTTCTTGATAGCTTGCATTGAGGATCACAACTATGAAACAGGACAATTCTGGAATGGTCTTTGGAAATCTAAATGGATTTTCCAAGTTAACCCATTTCTCACCCTAGTAACAGGAAGAATCTTTGTGCAAGCTCACTTCTTCAAAAGTGTCAACCTTCATGTTGAAATCTCCAAGGATGTGAAAGAAAGCTTGGAAATAGTTAACCAAGCTCAACTGGCTCTGAATTTTGCAAGACTTGTGGAAGAGCAAGAGAATAAATTTCAAGCTGCAGTCTTAGAAGAATTACAGGAGCTGTCAAATGAAGCCCTGAGAAAAATTCTGCGAAGGGATCTTCCAGTGACCCGCACTCTTATTGACTGGCAGAGGATACTCTCTGATTTGAATCTGGTGATGTATCCTAAATTAGGATATGTCATTTACTCAAGAAGTGTGTTGTGCAACTGGATAATATAA